In Nicotiana tabacum cultivar K326 chromosome 2, ASM71507v2, whole genome shotgun sequence, the following proteins share a genomic window:
- the LOC107798188 gene encoding QWRF motif-containing protein 3, giving the protein MKENDCENMVFDHSLTLKKPNSRKISSRYLSHTSNHSILDTENQSPQNIVPKPRSSTDSRKHKSLENSGLMGKLWPSSSSTIDTFGNHLGNERLKDIEERKNCKTPMFLSKQKSCTEFSRFENEKESTKEKRKSFFGGSMRYTGKLKFPGRFSTSSKSSNLLEDYSDHIVPGRLSVDENSLRRRSNSARIRSDILSDLEHESEYSDIDSNNSLDSPVIRRNLAPSYMAPTMSSRKAGIEVPSKYMQDSSSKWSRRWSADSSVQKPVSSDSSPKLGLKFKNPIQRIGSLNSKTSKWTLSPGRPNSPPMLIENKGTFMLNMKPPTSPSRGKKVGNFLSMGLELFKGKKFSSVAASPLRPGMAESVHQLRMLHNRLMQWRYVKAKADIVNQNISKQAEANLVYAWGGLIKLRQSVVQKKLQLQRQKLDMKLSFILHAQIKLLEAWDSMERQHSSSVSKSIDGLQSAVCRVPLIEGATVEPQSAIITLQHASDVSSSIEKILSTFSSGAEKIAEVLKEMAEVAVQEKLLLEEFLELFKNISALESQERSLKCSIMQLRLQQEQYCKKEKNMVSA; this is encoded by the exons ATGAAGGAGAACGACTGTGAAAACATGGTTTTTGATCATTCTTTGACGCTAAAAAAGccaaattcaagaaaaataagtTCAAGATATCTCTCCCACACTTCAAATCACTCAATTCTTGATACTGAGAATCAGTCTCCACAAAACATAGTGCCAAAACCAAGATCATCCACTGATTCTAGAAAGCATAAAAGCCTTGAGAATTCAGGATTAATGGGAAAACTTTGGCCATCTTCAAGTTCAACAATCGACACTTTTGGAAATCACTTAGGAAATGAGAGGCTAAAAGACATTGAAGAGCGCAAAAATTGCAAAACTCCAATGTTTCTTAGTAAGCAAAAGAGTTGCACGGAGTTTAGTAGAtttgagaatgaaaaagaaagcacaaaagaaaaaagaaaatcattttttgGTGGATCAATGAGGTACACTGGAAAACTCAAATTTCCAGGGAGATtttcaacttcttcaaagtcttCAAATTTATTAGAAGATTATAGTGATCATATTGTCCCGGGAAGACTTTCTGTCGATGAGAACTCCCTTCGACGAAGATCTAATTCTGCACGAATTAGATCAGATATTTTATCAGACTTGGAACATGAATCTGAATATAGTGACATTGATTCAAACAACAGCTTGGATTCTCCTGTTATTCGGAGAAACTTAGCACCATCTTATATGGCACCAACAATGAGTTCAAGAAAAGCTGGAATTGAAGTTCCTTCAAAGTATATGCAAGATTCATCATCAAAATGGTCGCGAAGATGGAGTGCAGATTCTAGTGTTCAGAAGCCAGTTTCATCAGACAGTTCTCCAAAATTAGGActcaaattcaagaatccaattcAAAGGATTGGTTCACTTAACAGTAAAACTTCTAAGTGGACTCTGTCTCCTGGAAGGCCAAACTCTCCTCCTATGTTGATAGAAAACAAAGGGACATTTATGTTAAATATGAAACCTCCGACGAGTCCTTCTAGGGGGAAAAAAGTCGGGAATTTTCTTAGTATGGGGCTTGAATTGTTCAAAGGTAAGAAATTTTCTTCTGTTGCAGCATCTCCTCTTCGGCCAGGCATGGCCGAGAGCGTTCATCAGCTAAGGATGCTTCATAATAGATTGATGCAGTGGAGATATGTAAAGGCTAAAGCTGATATTGTCAATCAAAATATAAGTAAACAGGCTGAG GCAAACTTAGTATATGCTTGGGGTGGTCTAATAAAATTGAGACAATCTGTGGTACAAAAGAAGTTGCAGCTACAGAGGCAAAAACTGGACATGAAATTGAGTTTTATTCTTCATGCTCAA ATTAAGTTACTAGAAGCATGGGATTCTATGGAAAGGCAACACTCTTCATCAGTGTCAAAATCCATAGACGGTTTACAGTCTGCAGTTTGTAGGGTACCTCTTATTGAAGGAGCAACG GTGGAACCACAATCGGCTATTATTACTCTTCAACATGCCTCAGATGTATCTTCATCGATCGAGAAGATATTATCCACTTTCTCATCAGGA GCTGAGAAAATTGCTGAAGTACTCAAGGAAATGGCAGAGGTAGCTGTACAAGAGAAGTTGCTATTAGAAGAATTCTTGGagcttttcaaaaatatttctgcaCTTGag AGTCAAGAAAGGAGTTTAAAATGCAGCATTATGCAATTAAGATTGCAACAAGAACAGTActgcaaaaaagagaagaatatGGTATCTGCTTAG